The following are encoded together in the Pygocentrus nattereri isolate fPygNat1 chromosome 15, fPygNat1.pri, whole genome shotgun sequence genome:
- the mesd gene encoding LRP chaperone MESD — protein MAAPSGWRRTAALLLVSVSVVSLFVAVADCADTKPKKKKDIRDYNDADMARLLEEWEKDDEIEEGDLPEHKRSPPPIDFSKVDPSKPEELLKMSKKGKTLMVFASVSGNPTEKETEEITSLWQGSLFNANFDVQRFVVGSNRVIFMLRDGSYAWEIKDFLINQDRCEDVTVEGQVYPGKAAKKDSKGKEQNDTKKKKDKKAANRANKSKQEL, from the exons ATGGCGGCTCCCAGCGGCTGGAGGAGGACTGCGGCGCTCCTGCTTGTTTCGGTCAGCGTTGTCTCGCTGTTTGTTGCGGTGGCGGACTGTGCGGACACCAAGCCTAAGAAGAAGAAAGATATTCGGGATTATAATGACGCGGACATGGCCAGACTGCTGGAGGAGTGGGAG AAGGACGACGAGATTGAGGAGGGCGATCTGCCGGAGCACAAAAGATCCCCGCCTCCTATTGACTTCTCTAAAGTCGACCCGTCCAAACCCGAGGAGCTCCTGAAGATGTCCAAGAAGGGGAAGACCTTGATGGTGTTTGCATCCGTGTCTGGAAATCCTACAGAGAAGGAGACGGAGGAGATTACCAGCCTGTGGCAGGGAAGCCTCTTCAACGCCAACTTCGATGTTCAGAG GTTTGTGGTGGGCTCCAACCGCGTCATCTTCATGCTGCGCGATGGCAGTTACGCATGGGAGATTAAAGACTTTCTTATCAACCAGGACCGCTGCGAGGACGTCACTGTGGAGGGACAGGTGTATCCTGGGAAAGCGGCCAAGAAGGACAGCAAGGGGAAAGAACAGAATGACACcaagaagaagaaagacaaGAAAGCAGCCAACCGagcaaataaaagcaaacaggAGCTGTAA
- the tlnrd1 gene encoding talin rod domain-containing protein 1 codes for MASSGSGKSDSEVPTNILCGSLQQRKRLSSICDSCKSKMQLVADLLLLSSETRPVVTADGQQVAETFDKCRDTVIARTKELSIITHDIQSQLNMGKFVEVGDRLVEMGDLVVSLTEFSAHAAYLAAVETPGSQPAVPGLVDRYKVTRCRHEVEQTCSVLRLTSLADLTPQLLLEVSQNILRNLTTLTDASSLASEKSKDRFAKEQFKASVKCMSTSATALLACVKEVKTCPCELSRNRCVLFSGPLVQAVHALVGFATEPQFLGKPAALSPEGKAVQTAVLGGAMSVVSACVLLTQGLRDISQHPENSAQMPGYRERLRNSACAVSDGCTLLSQALRERSSPRTLPPVNSHSVN; via the coding sequence ATGGCTAGTAGTGGCTCGGGAAAGTCAGATAGCGAGGTTCCGACGAACATCCTGTGTGGCAGCTTGCAGCAAAGGAAAAGACTTTCATCCATCTGTGACTCGTGCAAAAGCAAGATGCAGCTGGTGGCGGACCTGCTTCTGCTGTCCAGCGAGACCAGGCCGGTGGTGACGGCAGACGGTCAGCAGGTGGCAGAGACTTTCGACAAGTGCCGGGATACGGTGATCGCCCGGACGAAGGAGCTGTCCATCATCACTCATGACATCCAGAGCCAGCTCAACATGGGCAAGTTTGTGGAGGTTGGGGACAGGCTGGTGGAGATGGGCGACCTGGTGGTGTCTCTGACGGAGTTCTCAGCTCATGCGGCGTATTTGGCCGCTGTGGAGACTCCGGGTTCGCAGCCTGCTGTCCCGGGGCTCGTGGACCGCTACAAAGTGACCCGCTGCCGGCATGAGGTGGAGCAGACCTGCAGCGTCCTCCGGCTGACGTCGTTGGCCGACCTGACCCCGCAGCTTCTCCTGGAGGTGTCGCAGAACATCCTGAGGAACCTCACCACCCTCACCGATGCTTCTTCTCTGGCCAGTGAAAAATCCAAGGACAGATTCGCCAAGGAGCAGTTCAAGGCCAGCGTCAAGTGCATGAGCACCAGCGCGACGGCCTTGCTCGCCTGCGTGAAAGAGGTAAAAACCTGCCCGTGCGAACTTTCACGGAACCGCTGCGTACTTTTCAGTGGGCCGCTGGTGCAGGCCGTCCACGCGCTGGTGGGGTTCGCGACGGAGCCGCAGTTTCTGGGCAAGCCGGCTGCGCTCAGCCCGGAAGGCAAAGCGGTGCAGACGGCCGTGCTAGGGGGCGCTATGAGCGTGGTTTCGGCCTGCGTCCTTCTCACCCAGGGCCTCAGGGATATATCCCAGCACCCCGAAAACAGTGCCCAGATGCCGGGGTACCGGGAGCGCCTACGGAACTCGGCCTGTGCCGTCTCGGACGGCTGCACGCTGCTTTCACAGGCGCTAAGGGAACGATCCTCACCCAGAACTCTACCGCCAGTCAACTCTCATTCTGTGAATTAA